A stretch of the Oxyura jamaicensis isolate SHBP4307 breed ruddy duck chromosome 4, BPBGC_Ojam_1.0, whole genome shotgun sequence genome encodes the following:
- the MOSPD1 gene encoding motile sperm domain-containing protein 1 isoform X2, translating to MQQQKRQPELVEGNLPVFVFPTELIFYADDQSTHKQVLTLYNPYEFALKFKVLCTTPNKYVVADAAGTVKPQCCVDIVIRHRDVRAAHYGVIDKFRLQVSEQSQRKALGRKEIIATLLPSAKEPPQQKEEEEKRIKEHLAESVFFEQTLCQPENRTASSGPSLLTVFLGIVCIAALMLPTLGEMESLVPLYLHLSVNQKLVAAYVLGLITMVILRT from the exons atgcagcaacaaaaaagacaaccaGAGTTAGTGGAAGGaaatcttcctgtttttgtttttcctacagaaCTTATATTTTATGCAGATGACCAGTCAACACACAAGCAGGTGTTGACTCTATATAACCCCTATGAGTTTGCCTTAAAATTCAAAG ttcttTGTACAACTCCAAATAAATACGTGGTGGCTGATGCTGCTGGTACAGTGAAGCCTCAGTGCTGTGTTGATAT tgtgATTCGTCACAGAGATGTTCGGGCTGCTCACTACGGTGTGATAGATAAATTTCGTCTGCAAGTGTCTGAGCAGAGCCAGAGAAAAGCACTAGGGAGGAAGGAGATTATTGCTACTCTACTTCCATCTGCAAAGGAACCACCacaacaaaaggaagaggaggaaaagcgAATAAAAGAACACCTGGCTGAAAGTGTCTTTTTTGAGCAGACTTTGTGTCAACCAG aaaacagaactgcCTCGTCGGGACCTAGTTTACTAACAGTCTTCCTGGGAATAGTGTGTATTGCAGCGCTAATGCTACCTACCTTGGGGGAAATGGAATCCCTGGTGCCTCTCTACCTCCATTTAAGTGTGAATCAAAAGTTAGTAGCTGCTTATGTTTTAG GTCTCATCACCATGGTTATTTTGAGAACATGA
- the MOSPD1 gene encoding motile sperm domain-containing protein 1 isoform X1, protein MQQQKRQPELVEGNLPVFVFPTELIFYADDQSTHKQVLTLYNPYEFALKFKVLCTTPNKYVVADAAGTVKPQCCVDIVIRHRDVRAAHYGVIDKFRLQVSEQSQRKALGRKEIIATLLPSAKEPPQQKEEEEKRIKEHLAESVFFEQTLCQPGKNRTASSGPSLLTVFLGIVCIAALMLPTLGEMESLVPLYLHLSVNQKLVAAYVLGLITMVILRT, encoded by the exons atgcagcaacaaaaaagacaaccaGAGTTAGTGGAAGGaaatcttcctgtttttgtttttcctacagaaCTTATATTTTATGCAGATGACCAGTCAACACACAAGCAGGTGTTGACTCTATATAACCCCTATGAGTTTGCCTTAAAATTCAAAG ttcttTGTACAACTCCAAATAAATACGTGGTGGCTGATGCTGCTGGTACAGTGAAGCCTCAGTGCTGTGTTGATAT tgtgATTCGTCACAGAGATGTTCGGGCTGCTCACTACGGTGTGATAGATAAATTTCGTCTGCAAGTGTCTGAGCAGAGCCAGAGAAAAGCACTAGGGAGGAAGGAGATTATTGCTACTCTACTTCCATCTGCAAAGGAACCACCacaacaaaaggaagaggaggaaaagcgAATAAAAGAACACCTGGCTGAAAGTGTCTTTTTTGAGCAGACTTTGTGTCAACCAGGTA aaaacagaactgcCTCGTCGGGACCTAGTTTACTAACAGTCTTCCTGGGAATAGTGTGTATTGCAGCGCTAATGCTACCTACCTTGGGGGAAATGGAATCCCTGGTGCCTCTCTACCTCCATTTAAGTGTGAATCAAAAGTTAGTAGCTGCTTATGTTTTAG GTCTCATCACCATGGTTATTTTGAGAACATGA